A DNA window from Bradyrhizobium sp. CCBAU 53421 contains the following coding sequences:
- the glsA gene encoding glutaminase A, giving the protein MWRPSIAEQAERPFISTGHLPDPEMVQELVSQAHLRFKSNSEGCNSQVYPALARVPSELFGVCVAGTGGPVHGAGDIDYEFSIMSVSKPFVFALVCEAIGPEEARARLGANATGLPFNSLAAIEHGAGRTNPMVNAGAIATTSLVPGSSPEEQWQFIHDGLSRFAGRKLSLNEEVYASASETNFRNRSIARLLESYDRIYCDAKQATDLYTRQCSLNVSARDLAVMGATLADGGVNPVTRQRVVDAAVCHYALAVMVTAGLYETSGDWLYDIGLPGKSGIGGGIVAVAPGKGGFGTFAPLLDAAGNSVRGQLAAKFLSQRLGMDLFVSQPDE; this is encoded by the coding sequence ATGTGGCGACCTTCGATCGCGGAACAAGCGGAGCGGCCTTTCATCTCGACGGGGCACTTGCCCGATCCCGAGATGGTGCAGGAGCTCGTGTCTCAGGCTCACCTGCGCTTCAAGTCGAACAGCGAAGGCTGCAACTCGCAGGTCTACCCGGCGCTGGCGAGGGTGCCGAGTGAGCTGTTCGGCGTCTGCGTGGCCGGCACCGGCGGACCCGTGCACGGCGCCGGCGATATCGATTACGAATTCTCGATCATGAGTGTATCGAAACCATTCGTGTTCGCGCTGGTGTGCGAGGCGATCGGCCCCGAAGAGGCCCGCGCAAGATTGGGCGCGAATGCGACCGGGCTTCCGTTCAATTCGCTGGCGGCGATCGAGCACGGCGCCGGGCGTACCAACCCGATGGTGAATGCGGGCGCGATCGCGACCACGAGCCTGGTGCCAGGCTCGAGCCCGGAGGAGCAATGGCAGTTCATTCATGACGGCCTGTCGCGCTTCGCGGGCCGCAAGCTTTCGCTCAATGAGGAAGTTTACGCATCGGCTTCGGAGACCAATTTTCGCAATCGAAGCATCGCGCGGCTGTTGGAGAGCTATGACCGGATCTACTGCGACGCCAAGCAGGCGACCGATCTTTACACAAGGCAATGTTCGCTGAATGTGAGCGCCAGGGATCTCGCCGTGATGGGCGCGACGCTGGCTGATGGTGGGGTCAATCCGGTCACCAGGCAACGGGTGGTCGATGCGGCCGTCTGCCATTATGCGCTGGCCGTCATGGTTACCGCCGGATTGTACGAGACGTCAGGCGATTGGCTGTACGACATCGGTTTGCCCGGCAAGAGCGGCATCGGTGGCGGCATCGTCGCCGTGGCTCCGGGAAAAGGTGGCTTCGGCACCTTCGCTCCGCTACTGGATGCAGCCGGCAACAGCGTGCGAGGGCAGCTCGCCGCGAAGTTCCTGTCGCAGAGACTGGGTATGGATCTGTTCGTGTCCCAACCGGACGAATGA